CAAGTCGAGGACAAGAACTTGTACCCATTGCCGTAAAGGACAAGAGCATGTTCCGATTACCGATTAGATAATTGTCTAATATCCGTTTAAACAAATGAGGAGACAAGCTGAATGGACATTCGGCCCATTATTTTAAAAACGATTCCTATGTATATACCGACAGCCATTTCTACCAAGAAATTAGCTGGATGACCGAAAAAGAAGGGCAGACGATCATTTATAGGTTAGGAAGCGACTCACCTGCTATGACAAAAGAGCAACTGATGGAAGCCGCAAAAAGTCTATAGCGTGATATCGGCTGGGCTATCAACGGAATACCGTTCCGGAGATTCAGCCCGGGGCCATACAAGAAACAAATGACATCCATGTATTATCCGGCGCAGGGATTACTTCCCTGCGCCTTAAACGCTTCCCCTAGCGTTATTCTCCGGGGCGATATTTTAGAGAGCGAACGTAAGTATAAAAATAATCTATACTAAAAAACAGGATAGGGACAGATGAGTTTGAAAATGTAGAAAAGTGCTGTCGGAGGACGATATGATCGGCTGCTTTTTCTTAAGCTAACGGGCAGGTTAGTTTTACAATAATTCTCAAATTATACTTTACATATATTCACTTTTATGCTAGATTACTTAATAATAAATTTGACAAAGGGAGGTGCAAGCAATGTTAACTGTTTTTAGAATTCTGTATGGTAAAAATGTAAAAATTGGTAATTGTTTAGCGGACAAAGGGAGTAGTCTGTCCTTTTTTATGCTATACAACCATACTAAAACAGTTATCGGAGCTTTGCCTCTATGGCAAATAAATTATAAAGCATTGACTTAGAGTCCTTGTTTATTTATTTGTGCATATTTTTCATTTAAAGTTCAGCACCGATAATTCTATCAGTGCTTTTTTTTGCGTTTATTTTTAACTTAAGGGATAGACAACTCCTTTCTATGTACTCCTATAAAACTAGAGAGTCTTACGGAAGGATGAAAAAGATGCAATTAAAACAAAGCAATAAGTATAGAAGAATAAAAGAATTCTTAAGGGAGCATAATTACCCTAATTTTAGAATGAAACAAATATTGAATGCCATTTTTAAGGAAAGAATCGATAAATTCAACGAAATTAATGTACTTCCAAAATCGTTAAGAGAGAATTTAGTTAAAGAATTTGGAGAGTCTATTTTAGATATTGCTCCTTTAAAGGAACAACATTCAGAGCAAGTCACTAAAGTCCTATTTGAAATTTCCGGAAATGAAAAAATAGAAACGGTAAATATGAAATATAAAGCTGGTTGGGAATCATTTTGTATATCTTCTCAGTGCGGATGTAATTTTGGGTGTGAATTTTGTGCAACAGGTGACATTGGATTAAAAAGAAATTTGACTTCAGATGAAATAACTGACCAGATCCTCCATTTTTATTTACAAGGCCATTCCATTGATAGTATTTCATTTATGGGAATGGGGGAAGCGTTAGCCAATGTACAAGTTTTTGATGCCTTAGATGTACTTACTGATCCTACGTTGTTTGCTTTGAGCCCACGTAGGTTATCTATTTCAACTATTGGTATTATTCCGAGTATAAAAAAAATGACGCTGAATTATCCGCAAGTCAATTTGACGTTTTCATTACATTCTCCTTTTAATGAACAACGAAGTAAGTTGATGCCGATTAATGATAGGTATCCATTATTAGATGTATTGGACACATTAGATGAGCATATACGAATAACATCAAGAAAAGTATATATTGCTTATATTATGTTACCTGGTGTGAATGATTCTATCGACCATGCTGAAGAAGTTGTAAGACTGTTAAAAGGTCGATATAAAGAAGGACGTTTATATCATGTAAATTTAATCAGATATAACCCAACCGTCAGTTCTCCTTTAAGGTTTGGTGAAGTTGATGAAGGTCATGTTGTTAATTTTTACAAAAAATTAAAATCATCAGGCATTAATGTTACCATTAGAAGTCAATTTGGAATTGATATAGATGCTGCTTGTGGTCAATTGTATGGAAATTATCAAAAGAGCAACAAGCAGTATTGAGAGGAGCTGATGCTGGTATTGTATTCTACTAAAAAAATTGTTAATATTAAAGAACAATTATGAGAGGACTGATGAAGGACAATGATTAACTAATCTATATTTTTATTTGAAATGAATAACTTCAAACTACAAAATATAGGGTTAGTCTATCCATTTTTATAAATCAGTTTTCACTTGAATAACCATGATTCTGATGGTAACAACGAACTTATTTGAGTTAAGTGAAAGACTAATCCTTCCAATTACAAATTGGGGGGATTTTTTTATTCTCTCATAGAAAGATTGATATTTTTTAACTGTTAAATAAGGGGGAGAAAGAAATGAGTAATTCAGACACCATCGTTACACATGTAATGCTCCGTATAAGTCGCTAATATCTATCAAACTTATACGGAGGAATTAACATGTCAATGATACAAGTGCAAGATTTAACTTTTTCTTATCCAAGCAGCTTTGACAATATTTTTGAAGGCGTAAACTTTCAGATAGATACGGATTGGAAACTTGGATTTATCGGTAGAAATGGACGAGGTAAAACAACATTCTTTAATCTGTTATTAGGGAATTATGAGTATAGTGGGATAATCACGTCTTCGGTAGAATTTAATTATTTCCCTTATCCAGTTTCGGATAAAAATAAGTATACCTATGAAATCCTTGAAGAAATTTGCCCCCAAGCAGAAGATTGGGAATTTCTTCGTGAAATATCCTATCTAAATGTTGATGCCGAGGTCATGTATCGGCCATTTATAACATTATCAAATGGAGAACAAACAAAGGTATTGCTTGCCGCACTATTTTTGAATGAAGGCCAATTCCTATTAATCGATGAGCCTACCAATCATTTAGACACTGATGCACGTAAGATTGTCTCTAGTTATTTAAAGAAGAAAAAAGGGTTTATTTTAATTTCACATGACAGAATCTTTTTAGATGGATGCGTTGACCACATCTTATCTATAAATAAGGCAAATATTGAAGTTCAAAGTGGTAACTATTCTTCATGGAAGTTAAATTTTGATAGACAGCAGGAACATGAAGAGGCAACGAATGAGCGTCTACAAAAAGACATCGGGAGATTAAAAGATTCCTCAAAACGTTCAGCAGGTTGGTCTAATCAAGTGGAAGCTTCAAAAAATGGGACAACGAATTCAGGTTCTAAGTTGGACAAGGGATTTGTAGGACATAAAGCGGCAAAGATGATGAAGAGAGCAAAGAAC
Above is a window of Paenibacillus uliginis N3/975 DNA encoding:
- a CDS encoding Cfr family 23S rRNA (adenine(2503)-C(8))-methyltransferase, which gives rise to MQLKQSNKYRRIKEFLREHNYPNFRMKQILNAIFKERIDKFNEINVLPKSLRENLVKEFGESILDIAPLKEQHSEQVTKVLFEISGNEKIETVNMKYKAGWESFCISSQCGCNFGCEFCATGDIGLKRNLTSDEITDQILHFYLQGHSIDSISFMGMGEALANVQVFDALDVLTDPTLFALSPRRLSISTIGIIPSIKKMTLNYPQVNLTFSLHSPFNEQRSKLMPINDRYPLLDVLDTLDEHIRITSRKVYIAYIMLPGVNDSIDHAEEVVRLLKGRYKEGRLYHVNLIRYNPTVSSPLRFGEVDEGHVVNFYKKLKSSGINVTIRSQFGIDIDAACGQLYGNYQKSNKQY
- a CDS encoding Lsa family ABC-F type ribosomal protection protein yields the protein MSMIQVQDLTFSYPSSFDNIFEGVNFQIDTDWKLGFIGRNGRGKTTFFNLLLGNYEYSGIITSSVEFNYFPYPVSDKNKYTYEILEEICPQAEDWEFLREISYLNVDAEVMYRPFITLSNGEQTKVLLAALFLNEGQFLLIDEPTNHLDTDARKIVSSYLKKKKGFILISHDRIFLDGCVDHILSINKANIEVQSGNYSSWKLNFDRQQEHEEATNERLQKDIGRLKDSSKRSAGWSNQVEASKNGTTNSGSKLDKGFVGHKAAKMMKRAKNIESRQQKAIEEKSKLLKNVEKTESLKLEPLEFQSKELIVLSNLSVKYDDQIVNKPISFKIEPGDRIVLDGKNGSGKSSILKLILGNPIQHTGSLNLGSGLILSYVQQDTSHLKGLLSDFIGEHEIDETLFKSILRKMDFDRIQFEKDISHYSGGQKKKLLIAKSLCEKAHLYIWDEPLNFIDIYSRMQIEELIQIFNPTMVIVEHDQAFQQTVATKTISM